From Paenibacillus sp. FSL H8-0537:
TAAAGGCAATGACGGCTCCATTAATATCATCAATACGAACCAATACGTGCGTCTGCTCAATCTGACCGATGATGACAAGCTGACGGCGGAAGGCTCACTGTCGTATAACTTTGCGATTGCCGAAGGCAATTCCGATTATTATTTCATCTTGCGTGATGATATCCATTTCGCAGAAATTAAAGACAAGCTCGTTGCCGATTCTGGCGAGCGTGTAGGCGCCGACGATGTTATTTTCTCCCTGGATCGCGCGAAAAATAAAGATTCCGTTCCTGACCACCGGACATACACGCTGCATGAGCATATTAAAAATATTGAGCTGGTTACTGACCCAGCAGTGCTTGAGTCCGTTAAGCTGTCCGGCGGCAGCGATAATGTGAAAAATGAACTGGAAAAAGGCCTCGAAGCCAAAATTTCCGAGCTCGTATCCGATAAGGCGCAAGCGAGCAGCAAGGAAGGCAAGTATCAGGTTGTGAAGCTGACAACAACGGTTCCCTTCCCGCAAGTGCTGAATTATTTGGCTCACCAATCTGCAGGGATCGTATCCAAGAAGCAGGTAGAAAAAATTAATACTTACGATGTAGCTAAATTTGATGTAAACAAGGATATTCCTTACGGCGACCAAAACACGGTAACCGAGGGCAACCAATACAACAATACGCTGTACACAAGCGGTCCGTATATTTTGGCTCACAAAAACGACTACGAAGCTGTCTTCTATAAAAACCCTGGCTACATGAAAGGCACGAAGCATGAGCCGAAAATCACGTCGATTAAGGTTCGTTTTATAAAAGATGCCGATAGTGCATTGTCCGCACTGCGAAGCGGCGAAATTCATCTTTATTACAGCGTGCCTGAAACGAAGTTTGACATTGTGAAGGGCGACAGCAAGCTGGCGCTCCAGACGCTTCCGAGCAACGCGGCTTCGTACCTGCTATTCAATACGAAAAACCGTCCGGTTGCAGAAAGCGCAGATTTGAGAAAAGCCGTGCTTTATTCCATCAATCAGGATGAATTTTTGGCCTATTACGGCGGCAATAAATTTAAAGCTATTTCTACGCTTAGCCCGCTTGTGAAAACAGGCCTTGAGCTGAAAGCTGATTCGGCAAAAGTAAAAGAGTTTTTGAATGCCTACCAAGCAGGCGCAGCAGCTAAATAATAGAAAGAGATTGCCCCCTCCTTCATGATGGCTGGGGCAATCTCTTTACTCATATTAGGACAAGGATTAGCACAGATAAAGGAGACGAATAACATGGATGCAAAGACAGGAACGGCTATTAAACTATCGCAGTGGGATGCGCTATTGCTGGAATCGCTTAAGTCCTACGGCTGGACGAATGAGCAATTGATTCGCAAGGTGCATGCGGGGGACTTTCCCGAGGATACGAGCCCCTTTCAATTTGACTACGGCCTATTGAATACTTTAGCCAGCAGCGATGCGGAGCTTTTTGCACAGGCTGTGACCGAGGGCTATCAAATTAAATACAATACGATTCGCGGCATTCACAGCTGGATCAAGGTTGCCTTCCAGCAGGAGGCGGAACTCCTATTGGATTCAGGCAGCGGAGCGGTCCATGTTTGGCTAACGAATGAGGAAGCTGATCGGCTTGCCTCGGTGCTTTCTTACGGTTGGTCGTTGTCCAAGCCGGATAGTGCAGCGCTCCAAGTAACTAATGCTGCCGATACCGTCGATGCATCGGGCGTACCGGGCGCGGCTGGCCGCGACGCCTATCGCATTTATCCGGCAGTCCAATAATAAGCTGCTTATCCCGCAGCACTAAGATCCGGTCGAGCGATAGCGTCGAACGCCGATTTGCCAGATGAGCAGACATGGCGCAAGGAACAGCAGCCCTGCCAGCGGCAGAAAGGCATACATCGGGTTGTCCACGCGACCGAGTATGTATTGCAGCGGCAAATAGTTGGCACAGCCGAACGGGATGATGAAGGTGAAAAATTGCTGAATGCGCCTATGGTAGATGCTGAGCGGGTATTGCGCCATTTCCCGGCCGCCATCGGTCAAAATATTAGCGATTTCGAGCCCCTGCACGGTCCAAAAGCTAAATGAGGCACACAGAATAAAGATGCTGGCAAAAATAATAACTCCGGACGCTTGCGCGAGCACGAGTGCGGTTATTTTCAGCGGCGTCCACTCGAGGCCCAGATTCGTAATCGCCCAGATCAGCACGCCGATGCCAAGCAGCAGGCGCCCGACGCGGGAAAATTCGAATTTGGAGCCGAGCACCTGAAGAATGGTGCCGCGCGGCCGAACGAGCAGCCGGTCGAAATCCCCACTGACAACTAGCGAGGAGAACATATCAAATCCGCGGGCGAAGCATTCGGTAATCGAGAAAGCCATATGTGTAAGGGCAAAGCATAACATCACCTCGTAAAAGCTCCAGCCCTTCATTTCCCCGAAACGCTCGAACATGAAATATAACCCGGCAAATACAGTGAAGGGCGTTAAGCATTGTCCAAGCACGAGCAGCAGAAAAGAAGCGCGGTACTGCATTTGCGCTTTGAACAGCAGCAGCATGTATTTAAAATAAAGCGTCATCGCCGCATCAACCTCCTTGTACAACGACGCGTCGCAGCGCCTTGCTCATCGCGATTTTGCCAATGAAAATAAGGGCGGCAAGCCACAGCAGTTGAAACAGCAGCCCCGTTGCTGCATCCAGCTTGGGAATATTGCCGGTGTAGACGCGAAACGGGAAGTCGACGGTCCAGTGGAAGGGCAGGACGTAGACGATTCGCTGCATCCAATCCGGCATAAGCGGCACCGGAATAATCATGCCGGCGAAAAACTCGCCAAACACGCTGAACATCAGCAGGGAGCCAGCTGGAGACATCGTAATAAATACGGAAATATAAATAAGCATGGAGATGGCTACGATTAGGAACAAGCCTATAATAAGCGAGCAGACGAATAGGAAAAAGGCGGCAAAGTCAGGCGGCAGCTCGAGCCTGTAGGGCTGAGGCAGAAACAAGCTCACCAGCAAGATCGGCAGGCAGCGAAGCAAAGCGCTGGACAGCCGCTGGGCGAGCAGCTTGGCATACCAGAGGCCGTAAAGGCCACTTGGCCTGCACAGCTCATAGGCAATATTGCCGCTTGTAATGAGCTGAAACAGCTCATTGTCCCGCAGCCATAATACGATGAAGGCAAGGAACGCTTGCTTGAGCCAGCAGTAGGCGACAACCTCGGAGAGGCTCATCTGCGGTGCGGCTGCACTAGTCTGGGCATAAAAAGCTTCAAACACCATAATGAAAATAAAGCCGAAAAAAAACTGCGTCCCGATGCCTGCATATGCGGCGGCACGGTATTGCAGCCCGTTGCTGAGCCGCAGTCTGAGTACAGCATAATAAGGTTTAATCATAGTGCGTACTCCTTGTACATTTGCACAACAATGTCTTCGATGGACAGGCTGTCATTGGACGGGTCCTGCTCAGTTGGTGAATTCGATGCCTGCTGGAGCTGTGAAGCTTGTGCCGTTCCGCCTTTGCCTCCATAACGGCTGCGGAGTCCTTGCACGGTGCCATCATAAAGCAGCTTGCCTTTGCCGATGAGCAGCAGGCGGCTTGCGAGTGCCTCAATATCAAACATATCGTGGGTCGTCAAAATGACGGTAACGCCTTTTTCCTCGTTGATCGTTTTAATGAACTGCCTGACGGCAATTTTCGATACGGCATCGAGCCCAATCGTCGGCTCATCCAGAAACAGCAGGCTGGGACTATGCAGCAGCGAAGCGGCAATTTCACAGCGCATGCGCTGTCCAAGACTGAGCTGGCGAACGGGAGTATGCAGCAGCGCTTGTAAATCCAGCGTTTCCACGAGCAGTGCTAGGGTAGAGCGATATTCCAGCGGAGGAATGCGATAGATGTCGCGCAGCAGCTCGAAGGAGTCCAGTACCGGAACGTCCCACCATAGCTGCGAGCGCTGTCCGAACACAACGCCGATATTTTTCACATACGAAACGCGATCCTTCCAAGGGGTGTACCCCATAATCGAACACGTCCCGCTATCTGGTACGAGAATACCGCTCATCGTCTTAATCGTCGTCGATTTTCCGGCTCCATTCGGGCCAATGTAACCGACAATTTCGCCGGAGCCAATCGTAAACGAGATATCCTGCAGTGCCTCCACCACCGTATACTCCCTCCGAAAAAGCGATTTTACCGCATGCGCCAAGCCCGGCGGCCGCTTCGACACCAGGAATGACTTGCTAATTCCGTTAACCTCAATCAAGTGCTTTCCTCCTCACGTTGTTAAAATGACAGGGAGAAGATAGTATCATTTTATGGGAAGCGCTGTCAATCCATTTTTTGTTGTTGACTAGAATGTTTATGCAAGCGGGAAGTCTTTCTATTGCTCCTTGCTTAATGCTATATTCGAGGGCAATCTCCTCTGACAATTCAAGGCTTAAGGAACCACAGCATACAATTGTTTCTGAAAACGCAGTTGCAGAAAACACTGTGGCTGGGAACACGCAGCTTGGGATGCTCAACTCCTTTTTGGAAGGACTGAGATTCCGCTATTCTGGCTGTTGATCCCGTTTCAGACCTTAATCGGACAGGAGATTCGCTATTGTCTAAGTAATCCTCTCAAAATGATGATGGGCAGCGCATTAGCGGCCCCTGAGTCCGTAGCTGATGCCAAAACCAGTGATTCAGCTGAAATAGCGGCCGCTGTGTCCTCCAAGTATATCTTTGTGTATTCATCCTGAAAGCAAAGCCTTGGAACGAAGAGTGTGAAGCTGCCTTTAAGTAAGTAGGTTCACCTTCATGAGGGGGGAATTCCCGCTAATAGCAGGAGTATGTTAGACGCTGGCATCTATGGGGATCTGGCTTGTTGACGTTTGCCTACACGTCCTCGTTTATAGAAAGAAACGATCAGGTTTTAAGAAAAGTAAAAGCACCTTGAACAGGCGCTTAAATTTTAGTGTTCAGAATCAGTTCAGTTATATTTTATATAATGAATAATAAATGACGCGAAGAAGATTGTACGCTCAAAGAGGTGATGGAGCAGATGATAATAAAAATAGCGCTCGTATCCGATGCCGAAGCAATTACTGCGCTGAAGCAAGCGGCGAGCAGAGGTCAGGTCGGCCGATTCGGAACGTATAGGATGGAGCCTTCAATTACGTCCTTGGCGGCTATAAGGGAGCAGTTTCAAGACCATATTTTTCTCAAAGCGGTTGTAGATGGCGAGTCCATCGTCGGTTCTATCCATTTGCATGTGCGAGGGGAAGTTCCATATATCGGCGGACTGATCGTACATCCAGAATACTTGGACAGAGGCGTAGGGGAAGAGCTGCTGCTGGAGGCGGAAGCGCTGTTCAAGATAGGGCAGCAGCTTGAGGCTCCCCAGCCCCTTGATGAGGAGCAGGACTATCGCAAAACAACATTCGTCTATAAACGTTTAATCCGGTTTAATTGAAAAATACGGAGAAAAATTTGCGTCCGTTTGGCTCAAAAGATCGTGAGATACAAAAAAACAGCTGCAAGCTGGGTCTGTAAAGACCGATGCTTGCAGCTGTTTTTATACTAACTTATTCAGCGCTGCCAATCGTTTCTCCTTGCACAGGCTTAATGTCGCCTTCCCATTTCACTGCAATCGCTGATGAGGTGAACAAATCCTTCCCGTCAGACAGCTGAAAATGCAAATGGGCCTCACTGGAGTTGCCGGAATTGCCCGTCAGCCCAATGACATCGCCTTTGCGGACCTTGTCACCAGGCTTTACAGTGGCAGAGCCTTTTTTCAAATGGGCGAGATAGCTGTATTCGCCTCCATGATCAATGACAACTACATTGCCGGCAGGCGCCTTTTCATTCATGACGCCAACGGGCTCGTTATCGGCAATATCGTTAACAACCGATACGACTGTACCGTCCGCAGGGGCTAGAATATCCTGGCCAAAGGCGAAGTAGCTTTCATTTTTCAACGGATCGCCTTCATAGGAATAACCGTCCTTCGCCTGGACAAAATCATAGGCGTAGCGCTGACTCTCATATTCATAGTGATAATTGACTAGCACATTGTTTCCGCCCCAAATGACAAGCCGTTCCCCGCGAAAGGGCAGACTGTAACTATTTTTGGTCAGTATGCTGTCTGTTTCCGTTGCAGGAGTGAGCTCCTTTACTTGCAGCCCAAGAATCGTGCCTTCCGTATCAAAAATGCCGACCATTCCCTTATTCCCGGAATCGCTCACCCATGTGCGCTGCTCCACGCCGCTTTTGTTCAAAATAGAGGAGTTTTCGAGCGACTGCACGCCACTCATAAAGGACTCGGCCATTTTTATAAAATCAGCCTCGCTAACCTGTTCCTTGAACGGAGTGCTAAAGCGCTCATAAACCCCTTTATAATTGCCGGCAAGCAGTGCCTCTGGCAATTGCTCCGGCGTTACCGGCGCTTCACTTGGATTTGCTGCTGACTCCGTCGCAGCTGGCGGATTTGA
This genomic window contains:
- a CDS encoding ABC transporter substrate-binding protein, with protein sequence MKHTSKLFSLILLSLAIMLSGCTLTTKDEAASTPQATEGAEAVVNSKPIDIELLGMSSSEADLNIVRDQLTKNGFNVKLNIQADYGTFKAQQDAGNYDIALSSWTTVTGNPDYAVRSLFKTGGDYSIMSDKDIDALIDTASTQTPDQYTETYKQLEQKLVFDNAYIAPLYSSLKSQAFNQEVLNKDSVRLSKSRSLPWEELDFKDASKRNTEALVLQSTMATLTSLDPIKGNDGSINIINTNQYVRLLNLTDDDKLTAEGSLSYNFAIAEGNSDYYFILRDDIHFAEIKDKLVADSGERVGADDVIFSLDRAKNKDSVPDHRTYTLHEHIKNIELVTDPAVLESVKLSGGSDNVKNELEKGLEAKISELVSDKAQASSKEGKYQVVKLTTTVPFPQVLNYLAHQSAGIVSKKQVEKINTYDVAKFDVNKDIPYGDQNTVTEGNQYNNTLYTSGPYILAHKNDYEAVFYKNPGYMKGTKHEPKITSIKVRFIKDADSALSALRSGEIHLYYSVPETKFDIVKGDSKLALQTLPSNAASYLLFNTKNRPVAESADLRKAVLYSINQDEFLAYYGGNKFKAISTLSPLVKTGLELKADSAKVKEFLNAYQAGAAAK
- a CDS encoding peptidoglycan DD-metalloendopeptidase family protein translates to MQKPSFKRIKQAGTSVKIAAAVGTLAVILTACGGGDTAATSNSGATNSAAATNQAEGAASNPPAATESAANPSEAPVTPEQLPEALLAGNYKGVYERFSTPFKEQVSEADFIKMAESFMSGVQSLENSSILNKSGVEQRTWVSDSGNKGMVGIFDTEGTILGLQVKELTPATETDSILTKNSYSLPFRGERLVIWGGNNVLVNYHYEYESQRYAYDFVQAKDGYSYEGDPLKNESYFAFGQDILAPADGTVVSVVNDIADNEPVGVMNEKAPAGNVVVIDHGGEYSYLAHLKKGSATVKPGDKVRKGDVIGLTGNSGNSSEAHLHFQLSDGKDLFTSSAIAVKWEGDIKPVQGETIGSAE
- a CDS encoding ABC-2 family transporter protein, yielding MTLYFKYMLLLFKAQMQYRASFLLLVLGQCLTPFTVFAGLYFMFERFGEMKGWSFYEVMLCFALTHMAFSITECFARGFDMFSSLVVSGDFDRLLVRPRGTILQVLGSKFEFSRVGRLLLGIGVLIWAITNLGLEWTPLKITALVLAQASGVIIFASIFILCASFSFWTVQGLEIANILTDGGREMAQYPLSIYHRRIQQFFTFIIPFGCANYLPLQYILGRVDNPMYAFLPLAGLLFLAPCLLIWQIGVRRYRSTGS
- a CDS encoding ATP-binding cassette domain-containing protein, coding for MIEVNGISKSFLVSKRPPGLAHAVKSLFRREYTVVEALQDISFTIGSGEIVGYIGPNGAGKSTTIKTMSGILVPDSGTCSIMGYTPWKDRVSYVKNIGVVFGQRSQLWWDVPVLDSFELLRDIYRIPPLEYRSTLALLVETLDLQALLHTPVRQLSLGQRMRCEIAASLLHSPSLLFLDEPTIGLDAVSKIAVRQFIKTINEEKGVTVILTTHDMFDIEALASRLLLIGKGKLLYDGTVQGLRSRYGGKGGTAQASQLQQASNSPTEQDPSNDSLSIEDIVVQMYKEYAL
- a CDS encoding GNAT family N-acetyltransferase — protein: MIIKIALVSDAEAITALKQAASRGQVGRFGTYRMEPSITSLAAIREQFQDHIFLKAVVDGESIVGSIHLHVRGEVPYIGGLIVHPEYLDRGVGEELLLEAEALFKIGQQLEAPQPLDEEQDYRKTTFVYKRLIRFN
- a CDS encoding ABC transporter permease — protein: MKPYYAVLRLRLSNGLQYRAAAYAGIGTQFFFGFIFIMVFEAFYAQTSAAAPQMSLSEVVAYCWLKQAFLAFIVLWLRDNELFQLITSGNIAYELCRPSGLYGLWYAKLLAQRLSSALLRCLPILLVSLFLPQPYRLELPPDFAAFFLFVCSLIIGLFLIVAISMLIYISVFITMSPAGSLLMFSVFGEFFAGMIIPVPLMPDWMQRIVYVLPFHWTVDFPFRVYTGNIPKLDAATGLLFQLLWLAALIFIGKIAMSKALRRVVVQGG